A part of Aquibium oceanicum genomic DNA contains:
- a CDS encoding AI-2E family transporter — protein MRDESGGIGHEQQMGDFARKCVIAVLVASLAFLFWQLRHTLVIGFAAIVVAALLVAAGELVRRLLPVSHRMAVSIAVVVILLLLGGLGWFAWPQIRTQSSDLLQRVPEAIRMLEDRYGISLPDSLGELNEIQNTIFGRIWRDVLSMAGTVASVLTGVVLIVVAGVFLANKPSLYSEGVVLLVPPAQHRRARIALKRTGHGLKLWLLAQLLSMSIVGALVGLGAWWLGLPAPLALALIAFLTEFVPLAGPVAGAIPGLLVASAQGVDTLFWTMLLYLAVQQIESNLITPLVQREVVSVPPALFMLSVVAMGALFGVVGVLLAGPLTVAAYALVRALYVEGVLDEEIDSSRGV, from the coding sequence ATGCGGGATGAATCTGGCGGCATCGGCCATGAGCAACAGATGGGCGACTTCGCGCGCAAATGCGTCATCGCCGTTCTCGTCGCTTCGCTCGCATTTCTCTTCTGGCAGCTCCGGCATACGTTGGTCATCGGTTTCGCGGCTATCGTCGTGGCAGCACTTCTGGTCGCAGCGGGAGAACTCGTTCGCCGCCTCCTTCCGGTCAGCCATCGCATGGCGGTCTCCATCGCGGTGGTGGTCATCCTCCTGCTGCTCGGAGGCCTGGGATGGTTCGCCTGGCCGCAGATACGGACGCAGTCGTCCGATCTCTTGCAAAGGGTGCCGGAAGCGATCCGGATGCTGGAAGACCGGTACGGCATTTCCCTGCCCGATTCGCTCGGCGAACTGAACGAAATCCAGAACACCATCTTCGGACGCATCTGGCGGGACGTCCTTTCCATGGCCGGCACTGTCGCGTCCGTTCTCACCGGGGTGGTGCTGATCGTGGTCGCCGGCGTCTTTCTCGCCAACAAGCCTTCGCTCTACAGCGAGGGTGTTGTGCTTCTGGTACCTCCGGCGCAGCATCGTCGCGCACGTATCGCGCTCAAGCGCACGGGGCACGGATTGAAGCTCTGGCTCCTGGCCCAACTCCTGTCGATGTCGATCGTCGGGGCTCTGGTGGGACTCGGGGCATGGTGGCTCGGCCTGCCGGCGCCGCTGGCCCTCGCCCTCATCGCCTTCCTGACCGAGTTCGTGCCGCTGGCGGGTCCCGTCGCCGGCGCGATCCCCGGCCTTCTCGTTGCCTCCGCGCAGGGTGTCGATACGCTTTTCTGGACAATGCTGCTCTACCTTGCCGTCCAGCAGATCGAATCGAACCTGATCACGCCGCTCGTACAGCGCGAGGTCGTTTCCGTCCCGCCGGCACTGTTCATGTTGTCCGTGGTGGCCATGGGAGCACTGTTCGGTGTCGTCGGTGTGTTGCTCGCCGGCCCCCTGACGGTCGCCGCCTATGCCTTGGTGCGCGCCCTCTACGTCGAGGGCGTCCTCGACGAGGAAATCGACAGCTCTCGCGGCGTATGA
- a CDS encoding PRC-barrel domain-containing protein yields MRIANTSTALALLMTLGAGPAFAAAEWTFSDIDQDGNLELSNKEFEQVSQGAFRSWDTNQDQRLTSDELDRGVYASWDRDRDDRLSESEFDSGWLGWFGDDDQVAYSDLDRNGDAYLDEDEFTAGLQQSAALDDWNVGDEGVDWQNFHTALYGVYDTDKNAMVNQDEYGAYSDTYMMGDMAQAGVGAEETAAVGETITPQEVISMSDWRSEDLYLGGMSVDEMMDDMEVYGPTGEEIGSVENVVFSNDGRVLSLVAEVGGFWDMFDTHVNVPWDQVNYSGEDKIIIPVTEENVEDYSTWKTGYLTPQDAMGVEVVDDDLETSPGIFRATDLMGDYARVKGGEANGYSNYGYVNDLIIRDGQLQAVVVSPDAGYGISGPYAYPYYSRGWSAGRPYYDMPYDRADVVDNEPLDYDRFGVQ; encoded by the coding sequence ATGAGAATCGCCAACACTTCTACGGCACTTGCACTGCTGATGACGCTAGGCGCGGGACCCGCATTCGCCGCCGCGGAATGGACATTCAGCGACATCGACCAGGACGGCAATCTGGAACTGTCGAACAAGGAGTTCGAACAGGTGAGCCAGGGCGCGTTCCGCTCCTGGGACACCAATCAGGACCAGCGCCTGACCAGCGACGAACTCGACCGCGGGGTATATGCCTCTTGGGATCGCGACCGTGACGACAGGCTGTCGGAGAGCGAATTCGACAGCGGCTGGCTCGGCTGGTTCGGCGATGACGATCAGGTGGCATATTCCGACCTGGACCGGAACGGCGATGCCTATCTCGACGAAGACGAATTCACGGCGGGTCTTCAGCAGTCCGCCGCGCTCGACGACTGGAACGTCGGTGACGAAGGCGTCGACTGGCAGAATTTCCATACCGCGCTCTACGGCGTCTACGACACCGACAAGAACGCCATGGTCAATCAGGACGAGTATGGCGCCTATTCCGACACCTACATGATGGGCGACATGGCGCAGGCCGGGGTCGGCGCCGAAGAGACCGCCGCCGTCGGTGAGACCATCACGCCGCAGGAGGTGATCTCCATGTCGGACTGGCGCTCGGAGGATCTTTATCTCGGCGGCATGAGCGTCGACGAGATGATGGACGACATGGAAGTTTACGGTCCGACCGGCGAGGAAATCGGCAGCGTCGAGAACGTGGTGTTCTCAAATGACGGCCGAGTGCTGTCGCTGGTCGCCGAGGTCGGTGGCTTCTGGGACATGTTCGACACCCACGTCAACGTCCCATGGGACCAGGTCAACTACAGCGGCGAAGACAAGATCATCATTCCGGTGACGGAAGAGAACGTCGAGGACTACAGCACCTGGAAGACGGGATATCTGACGCCGCAGGACGCCATGGGCGTGGAAGTCGTCGATGACGATCTCGAGACCTCGCCCGGCATCTTCCGCGCGACCGACCTGATGGGCGACTATGCCCGCGTGAAGGGTGGAGAGGCCAACGGCTACTCGAACTACGGCTACGTCAACGACCTCATCATCCGCGACGGCCAGTTGCAGGCGGTGGTCGTGAGCCCCGATGCCGGCTACGGCATCAGCGGACCCTACGCCTACCCCTACTATAGCCGTGGCTGGTCCGCAGGTCGTCCGTACTACGACATGCCCTATGACCGGGCAGACGTGGTCGACAACGAGCCCCTCGATTACGACCGCTTCGGCGTGCAGTGA
- a CDS encoding phosphatase PAP2 family protein — MRKIPFAGRLKSVEWEVILALLVPAAAAWGLIELAGEVLEGSTAAMDERILLAFRSASDLGDPLGPAWLEEMMRDFTALGGIGVLTLVTFAAAGYLMTTGKKHAALAVLVAVGGGILISTLVKEFVDRPRPDLVPHGSYVTSASFPSGHSMMAATVYLTLAAMLVRVQPLWRTRLLILCSAVFVVLLVGVSRVYLGVHWPTDVLAGWSVGAGWAIGCWLVTLWLQRRGAVEPEANMPQNSVPPPAGQ; from the coding sequence ATGAGAAAAATCCCCTTCGCAGGGCGTCTGAAAAGTGTGGAATGGGAGGTTATCCTGGCCTTGCTGGTGCCCGCCGCCGCTGCGTGGGGCCTGATCGAACTCGCTGGCGAGGTGCTGGAAGGCAGCACCGCCGCCATGGACGAGCGGATCCTGCTGGCGTTCCGAAGCGCGTCGGACCTCGGCGATCCGCTCGGACCTGCCTGGCTGGAAGAGATGATGCGCGACTTCACGGCGCTGGGAGGCATCGGCGTACTGACGCTCGTCACCTTCGCGGCCGCCGGCTATCTCATGACGACCGGAAAGAAGCATGCCGCGCTTGCCGTGCTCGTCGCAGTCGGCGGCGGGATCCTCATCAGCACTCTGGTCAAGGAATTCGTCGACAGACCGCGTCCCGACCTCGTACCGCACGGCTCCTACGTGACGTCGGCGAGTTTCCCGAGTGGCCATTCCATGATGGCGGCGACCGTCTATCTGACCTTGGCCGCGATGCTTGTGCGGGTGCAGCCTTTGTGGCGCACGCGTCTGCTCATCCTTTGCTCGGCGGTGTTCGTCGTCCTGCTGGTTGGCGTCAGCCGCGTTTATCTCGGCGTGCACTGGCCGACAGACGTACTCGCGGGATGGAGCGTCGGAGCAGGATGGGCGATCGGTTGCTGGCTAGTCACGCTCTGGCTGCAGCGCCGCGGAGCGGTCGAACCGGAGGCGAACATGCCGCAAAACTCGGTGCCACCGCCCGCCGGGCAATAG
- a CDS encoding iron transporter, which produces MPGTPLFNRKERRQETIMAEEHNPPAKPSDEADRNQLKLAQEEGSAYFRSLQYMANEVADNGATQQCGDMIVAFAQEEAEGMYMMKHGKLVWTEPADGENCHFEVAVLDATDKRFIPGLDVTLTVMTEDGTVVGAEHMPFLWHPGLYHYGRNWALPGDGRYTLRIEFPAPDFPRHDKTNGKRFAEPVQATFEDVEVKTGRE; this is translated from the coding sequence ATGCCCGGTACTCCGCTGTTCAACCGCAAGGAACGAAGACAGGAGACGATCATGGCCGAGGAACACAATCCGCCTGCGAAACCCTCCGACGAGGCCGACCGCAACCAGCTGAAGCTCGCGCAGGAAGAGGGTAGCGCCTACTTCCGGTCGCTCCAGTACATGGCCAACGAGGTCGCCGACAACGGCGCGACGCAACAGTGCGGCGACATGATCGTGGCCTTTGCCCAGGAGGAGGCGGAGGGCATGTACATGATGAAGCACGGCAAGCTGGTGTGGACCGAGCCGGCGGACGGCGAGAACTGCCATTTCGAGGTCGCCGTGCTCGACGCGACGGACAAGCGGTTCATCCCGGGCCTCGACGTGACGCTTACCGTCATGACGGAGGACGGCACCGTCGTCGGCGCCGAACACATGCCTTTCCTGTGGCATCCGGGCCTCTACCACTACGGGCGCAACTGGGCGCTGCCGGGAGACGGGCGCTATACGCTGCGCATCGAATTCCCCGCACCCGATTTCCCGCGGCACGACAAGACGAACGGCAAACGCTTCGCCGAGCCTGTCCAGGCGACCTTCGAGGACGTGGAGGTGAAGACGGGGCGGGAGTAG
- a CDS encoding cation:proton antiporter: MLTLFDLVAVLLVLTAAFGWFNHRFVRLPQTIGLLVMGLAASLLLVAIELAFPQITLYEDIGDLLRQIDFQNTVLNGMLAFLLFAGALHVDLAVLRNRAWAVGSMATVGVLVSTAIVGTGFWLLCDLFGVAMPFAWALLFGALISPTDPVAVLSTLKAVRVPQTLEIDMTGESLFNDGVGVVVFAVVLAIATGAGGEGLDAIHIVELFFYEALGGAVLGLLAGYLSYRAMHAIDDYAVEVLISLALVAGTYSLALNLHMSGPIAMVVAGLLIGNRGPRYAMSDVTQRYLFGFWTLIDEMLNSLLFLLIGLEVLVLRFDATFAWVAVLCIPLVLVARYFAVAAPLLALRTRLEFVPGTIPVLVWGGLRGGISIALALSIPEVAEKSLILAATYTVVVFTIVVQGLSLQQLVRRVVPGTS; this comes from the coding sequence ATGCTGACCCTCTTCGATCTCGTCGCCGTCCTGCTCGTGCTCACCGCTGCCTTCGGATGGTTCAACCATCGCTTCGTGCGGCTGCCGCAGACGATCGGTCTCCTCGTCATGGGGCTCGCGGCGTCGCTGCTGCTGGTCGCCATCGAACTCGCGTTTCCCCAGATCACGCTCTACGAGGACATCGGCGACCTCCTGCGGCAGATCGACTTCCAGAACACCGTCCTCAACGGAATGCTGGCTTTCCTGCTGTTCGCTGGCGCGCTGCACGTAGACCTCGCCGTCCTGCGGAACCGCGCCTGGGCCGTCGGATCGATGGCTACGGTCGGCGTCCTGGTCTCGACTGCCATCGTCGGCACCGGCTTCTGGCTGCTTTGCGATCTCTTCGGAGTGGCGATGCCGTTTGCGTGGGCGCTGTTGTTCGGCGCGCTCATCAGCCCGACAGACCCGGTGGCGGTCCTGTCCACCCTCAAGGCGGTCCGGGTGCCGCAGACGCTCGAGATCGACATGACGGGCGAGTCGCTGTTCAACGACGGCGTCGGCGTCGTGGTGTTCGCCGTCGTGCTCGCCATCGCCACCGGCGCAGGAGGCGAAGGCCTCGATGCGATCCACATTGTCGAGCTCTTCTTCTACGAGGCTCTGGGAGGCGCGGTGCTCGGGCTCCTTGCCGGCTATCTGTCCTACCGGGCCATGCACGCGATCGACGACTACGCCGTCGAGGTTCTCATCTCCCTCGCACTCGTGGCGGGGACCTACTCCCTGGCACTAAACCTCCACATGAGCGGCCCCATCGCGATGGTGGTCGCCGGCCTTCTGATCGGCAACCGCGGACCGCGCTACGCGATGAGCGACGTCACCCAGCGCTATCTCTTCGGTTTCTGGACGCTAATCGACGAAATGCTGAATTCGCTGCTGTTCCTGCTGATCGGCCTCGAAGTCCTCGTGCTCCGGTTCGACGCCACTTTCGCCTGGGTGGCCGTGCTGTGCATTCCGCTGGTGCTGGTGGCCCGATACTTCGCCGTCGCCGCTCCGCTTCTGGCGTTGCGCACCCGGCTCGAATTCGTTCCCGGTACCATCCCCGTGCTGGTATGGGGCGGATTGCGCGGCGGCATCTCGATCGCGCTGGCGCTCTCCATCCCAGAAGTCGCCGAGAAATCGCTGATCCTCGCTGCCACCTACACGGTGGTCGTCTTCACGATCGTGGTTCAGGGGCTGAGCCTGCAGCAGCTCGTGAGGCGCGTCGTGCCCGGCACATCGTAG
- a CDS encoding DUF3309 family protein, giving the protein MGLLVLLILIVLFAATVPVYPYSRRWGYSPMSLILLIVAFWLILIYFGWIAMSWPETAMPVPPA; this is encoded by the coding sequence GGGACTTCTCGTACTCCTCATCCTGATCGTGCTCTTCGCCGCGACCGTACCGGTCTATCCCTACAGTCGCCGCTGGGGCTACTCGCCGATGAGCCTGATCCTGCTGATCGTGGCCTTCTGGCTCATTCTCATCTATTTCGGCTGGATAGCGATGTCGTGGCCGGAGACGGCGATGCCGGTACCGCCCGCCTGA